One region of Moraxella sp. ZY210820 genomic DNA includes:
- the putP gene encoding sodium/proline symporter PutP: protein MNPTIIMFAFYIFVMLAIGMIAYRSTQSSADYVLGGRRLGSFVTAMSAGASDMSGWLLMGLPGAVYAAGLVEAWIAIGLTIGAYFNWLFVAGRLRVHTEYANNALTLPDYFYHRFGGNNIALKVVPAFIILLFFTIYCASGVVAGGRLFENLFGIPYAQALWYGALATIIYTFLGGFLAVSWTDTVQATLMMLALTLAPLFVLFQLGGFDEMQMVLVQAGEAANLSYTDLLPEGTTAIGILSLMAWGLGYCGQPHIITRFMAADSIKSLHQARRISITWMIICLTGAIAVGFFGIPYFFSHPEMATVVSQDREQVFIELTKVLFNPWIGGILLAAIIAAVMSTLSAQLLISATAITEDLYKGLINKNASDKQLIWLGRIMVLAVAVIAIIIAQDPKSQILGLVANAWAGFGSAFGPVVVLSLFWRRMTGAGALAGMIVGALIVKYWDSAVEGSNLANIYEMIPAFICATIAIIIVSLITPKPSQQVLDNFDKANNEYQQAK, encoded by the coding sequence ATGAATCCTACTATTATCATGTTTGCATTTTATATTTTTGTTATGTTAGCGATAGGTATGATTGCTTATCGCAGTACACAAAGTTCCGCAGATTATGTATTGGGCGGTCGGCGTTTAGGTAGCTTTGTAACTGCTATGTCAGCAGGTGCATCAGATATGTCAGGCTGGCTATTAATGGGCTTACCCGGTGCAGTCTATGCTGCAGGTTTGGTTGAAGCATGGATAGCGATTGGTTTAACTATTGGTGCTTATTTCAACTGGTTATTTGTGGCTGGGCGTTTGCGTGTGCATACTGAATATGCAAATAACGCTCTTACTTTACCTGATTATTTTTACCATCGGTTTGGTGGTAATAATATTGCATTAAAAGTCGTACCTGCATTTATTATTTTGCTATTTTTCACGATTTATTGTGCTTCGGGCGTTGTTGCAGGTGGACGTTTATTTGAAAACTTATTTGGAATTCCTTATGCTCAAGCCTTGTGGTATGGTGCTTTAGCAACAATTATTTATACCTTTTTAGGCGGTTTCTTAGCGGTAAGCTGGACAGATACCGTACAAGCTACGTTGATGATGTTAGCACTGACTCTTGCTCCACTATTTGTATTATTCCAGCTTGGTGGTTTTGATGAAATGCAAATGGTGCTAGTTCAAGCTGGCGAAGCAGCCAATCTCAGTTATACCGATTTACTTCCAGAAGGTACAACAGCAATTGGTATTTTAAGCTTAATGGCTTGGGGGCTAGGCTATTGTGGTCAGCCACATATCATCACCCGTTTTATGGCAGCAGATAGTATTAAATCCTTACATCAAGCACGCCGTATTAGCATCACATGGATGATTATTTGCTTAACAGGTGCGATAGCAGTGGGTTTCTTTGGTATCCCATATTTCTTTAGCCACCCTGAAATGGCAACAGTTGTCAGCCAAGACCGTGAACAAGTATTTATTGAATTGACGAAAGTATTATTTAATCCTTGGATTGGTGGTATTTTACTCGCTGCAATTATCGCCGCAGTGATGAGTACACTTTCTGCACAATTATTAATTAGTGCTACAGCCATTACAGAAGACTTGTATAAAGGTTTAATCAACAAAAATGCATCTGATAAACAACTTATTTGGTTGGGACGTATCATGGTATTAGCAGTTGCAGTGATTGCGATTATTATTGCACAAGATCCAAAAAGTCAAATTTTAGGTTTAGTGGCAAATGCTTGGGCAGGCTTTGGGAGTGCGTTCGGACCTGTAGTAGTGCTATCATTATTCTGGCGACGTATGACAGGTGCTGGTGCATTGGCAGGTATGATTGTTGGTGCATTAATTGTTAAATATTGGGATTCAGCAGTAGAAGGCTCAAATCTTGCCAATATCTATGAAATGATTCCAGCCTTTATTTGTGCTACGATTGCGATTATTATCGTTTCACTCATTACACCAAAACCATCACAGCAAGTGCTTGATAATTTTGATAAAGCAAATAATGAATATCAACAAGCAAAATAA
- a CDS encoding TonB-dependent siderophore receptor, with product MKRHLLCLVKQLNAIALLGLAFSTQIFAQDVAIPSTVLPTIEVEAMEEGDPIKTYVDYKQANVTRNGLDKKDIPQTIDTIDVVKYKLYGANDLSVMLQGTPGVSTNYDMRGDGISIRGFSADTGDIYRDGIRESGQVRRSTANVERIEILKGPASVLYGRSAGGGVMNMVSKYANFSSKSSLGVYAGSYDNVGGTLDINRVLNNNWAVRLTGEKSKSDSFRRGISSELAMISPSISYRNDDETLLWTTQFTYDKLERVPDRSPRYEDMPKDVSLKMGFAHPKDFVDDELKVLRTDLKYEYLPNWKFHWALSHREASQNFDHFYTGLYCATDTTQVRGNLGSCNGHAGEISQNYYWQQTDNKTTSNTWDITGEFLTGHIKHNIMLGTDWIYEQREPRLANQNAQGQLITGYLNPYTGQYSENNRDGTLKIRTHNYNQGTNYGVFLQDLISFSDQYKLMLGLRYDYYDFSTTNKLNGDNRQVKNKTISPNIGLVWQPIPQQSIYASYSRSFAPFGGNMGVSMVGSTEDLSRFNMEPTYNDQYEIGLKSDWFNQRLNTQLSAYHIKKHNLRYLRDREDPTSWASGAEMVSKGAEFSVIGRVLDNLYVRGGYGYNDVKTTKNPTNANEIGKRPQNTSKHTGNIFVRYLPTEQIYAELGATYVGDFYANNTNTEKIDGFTRLDGAIGFKNDQWSITLAGNNLTNKQYWRSGAMPGTPRNVLLRVNYLF from the coding sequence ATGAAACGTCATTTATTATGTTTAGTTAAACAACTGAATGCGATTGCGTTATTAGGCTTAGCATTTAGTACACAAATTTTTGCTCAAGATGTTGCAATACCATCAACTGTATTACCAACCATTGAAGTTGAAGCGATGGAAGAAGGCGATCCAATTAAAACCTATGTCGATTATAAACAAGCGAATGTTACGCGTAATGGTTTGGATAAAAAAGATATTCCGCAAACCATTGATACCATTGATGTTGTCAAATATAAACTGTATGGTGCTAATGATTTAAGTGTGATGTTACAAGGTACACCTGGGGTTTCGACTAATTATGATATGCGTGGTGATGGGATTAGCATTCGTGGTTTTAGTGCGGATACAGGCGATATTTACCGTGATGGTATTCGTGAAAGTGGACAGGTTCGCCGTAGCACTGCTAATGTTGAGCGTATTGAAATTTTAAAAGGTCCTGCTTCTGTGCTTTATGGTCGTAGTGCAGGCGGTGGCGTAATGAACATGGTTTCAAAATATGCAAACTTTAGCTCTAAAAGTTCATTAGGCGTGTACGCAGGCTCTTATGATAATGTTGGCGGTACATTAGATATTAACCGTGTTTTGAATAATAATTGGGCGGTACGTTTAACGGGTGAAAAATCAAAAAGTGATAGTTTCCGTCGAGGCATTAGTTCTGAATTAGCCATGATTTCTCCAAGTATCAGCTATCGTAATGATGATGAAACTTTATTATGGACGACACAATTTACTTATGACAAGTTAGAGCGTGTGCCTGACCGTAGCCCACGTTATGAAGATATGCCAAAAGATGTATCATTAAAAATGGGTTTTGCTCATCCTAAAGATTTTGTAGATGATGAGTTAAAAGTTTTGCGTACAGATTTAAAATATGAATATTTGCCAAATTGGAAATTTCATTGGGCATTGAGTCATCGTGAAGCATCGCAAAATTTTGACCATTTTTATACAGGCTTATATTGTGCGACAGATACCACTCAAGTGAGAGGCAATTTAGGTTCGTGTAATGGTCATGCAGGGGAAATTTCACAAAATTATTATTGGCAACAAACTGATAATAAAACCACAAGTAATACATGGGACATTACAGGCGAGTTTTTGACTGGTCATATCAAACATAATATCATGTTGGGTACCGATTGGATTTACGAACAGCGTGAACCACGCCTTGCTAATCAAAATGCTCAAGGTCAATTAATTACTGGTTATTTAAATCCTTATACAGGTCAATATAGTGAAAATAACCGTGATGGTACATTGAAAATTCGTACACATAATTATAATCAAGGTACCAATTATGGCGTATTTTTACAAGATTTAATCAGTTTCTCTGACCAATATAAACTTATGCTTGGTTTACGTTATGATTATTATGACTTTTCTACGACCAATAAGTTAAATGGCGATAATCGTCAGGTTAAAAATAAAACGATTAGTCCAAATATTGGTCTTGTATGGCAACCGATTCCACAGCAAAGTATTTATGCATCTTATAGCCGTAGTTTTGCACCATTTGGTGGGAATATGGGGGTAAGTATGGTGGGCAGTACTGAAGATTTAAGTCGTTTCAATATGGAACCAACTTATAATGACCAATATGAAATTGGGCTAAAAAGTGATTGGTTTAATCAGCGTTTAAATACGCAACTTTCAGCTTATCATATCAAAAAGCATAATTTACGCTATTTGCGAGACCGTGAAGATCCAACTTCATGGGCTTCTGGTGCGGAAATGGTATCCAAAGGTGCTGAATTTAGTGTGATTGGTCGTGTGTTAGATAATCTTTATGTGCGTGGTGGTTATGGTTATAATGATGTAAAAACCACAAAAAATCCAACTAATGCTAATGAGATTGGTAAACGTCCGCAAAATACATCAAAGCATACGGGTAATATTTTTGTACGTTATTTGCCAACTGAACAAATTTATGCAGAATTAGGTGCAACGTATGTCGGCGATTTTTATGCGAATAATACCAATACAGAAAAAATTGATGGCTTTACACGTTTAGATGGTGCGATTGGCTTTAAAAATGACCAATGGAGTATTACACTTGCAGGTAATAATTTAACCAATAAACAATATTGGCGTTCTGGTGCAATGCCAGGTACACCGAGAAATGTATTATTGCGTGTCAATTATTTATTCTAA
- the pyrH gene encoding UMP kinase → MSTIQNTRPRYQRILLKLSGEALAGNKEMGIDAQVLDQMSLSIAHLVGLGVQVGIVVGGGNLYRGSTLQKEGLVGRVTGDQMGMLATVMNGLAMRDALVRRNIKTRLMSALNIATVGEPYSSRDAIRHLNNGEVCVFVAGTGNPFFTTDTAACLRGIEIEANLILKATKVDGVYNKDPSKYDDAVKYDHLTFDQVLDEKLGVMDLTAICLCRDHNVPLQVFDMNKSGALLSVVMGEKEGTLVSSN, encoded by the coding sequence ATGAGCACGATACAAAATACTCGCCCACGTTATCAGCGAATTTTATTAAAACTTTCAGGTGAAGCTTTAGCAGGCAATAAAGAAATGGGCATTGATGCTCAAGTTTTAGACCAAATGTCTTTATCGATTGCTCACTTGGTAGGTTTGGGTGTGCAAGTCGGTATTGTTGTGGGTGGTGGTAACTTGTATCGTGGTAGCACCTTGCAAAAAGAAGGCTTGGTTGGGCGTGTAACAGGCGACCAAATGGGAATGCTGGCAACAGTGATGAATGGTTTAGCCATGCGTGATGCGTTGGTACGCCGTAATATTAAAACTCGTTTGATGTCTGCATTGAATATTGCTACAGTGGGTGAGCCTTACTCAAGCCGTGATGCAATTCGTCATTTAAATAATGGTGAAGTGTGTGTATTTGTGGCGGGTACAGGTAATCCATTCTTTACTACGGACACGGCAGCGTGCTTGCGTGGTATCGAAATCGAAGCGAATTTGATTTTAAAAGCAACCAAAGTTGATGGTGTGTACAATAAAGACCCAAGTAAATATGATGATGCGGTTAAATATGACCATTTGACATTTGACCAAGTGCTTGATGAAAAATTAGGTGTAATGGATTTAACTGCGATTTGTTTATGTCGTGACCATAATGTGCCATTACAAGTATTTGATATGAATAAATCAGGTGCTTTATTATCTGTGGTAATGGGTGAAAAAGAGGGTACATTGGTTTCATCAAACTAA
- a CDS encoding beta-ketoacyl-ACP synthase II, giving the protein MKRVVITGMGIHSCIGNSLESVLHSLQNGVSGTRFNQTYADLNFKSHVSAAAEKNFEQIDRKLMRFMGGCAAYAYLSALDAVKNAGLEPEQLAGNPRYGVVGGTGGASTASVVEMNDIRIEKGARKVGPFFVPRNMTNTITANVAVALKLQGISHSISSACATSADAIGYAYNLIQLGKQDLMLAGGGEEDHWSQSLLFDAMGALSSKYNDTPEKASRPYSKDRDGFVIAGGGGFVVLESLEHAQARGATILAEVVGYAANSDGADMVAPSGEGATRCILMALDEAKQHGVEKIDYINTHGTSTPAGDITELKAVERAFGVGNVPPISSTKSMTGHSLGAAGVHEAIYCLLMMQNNFIAPNINVTELDEEAKAFDIVQQPREAKLDAIMSNSFGFGGANACLIFKRWTV; this is encoded by the coding sequence ATGAAACGTGTTGTTATTACGGGTATGGGTATTCACTCATGTATTGGCAATTCATTAGAAAGCGTTTTACACTCATTACAAAATGGGGTTTCAGGTACACGTTTTAATCAAACTTATGCTGATTTAAACTTTAAAAGTCATGTCAGTGCTGCTGCAGAGAAAAATTTTGAGCAAATTGACCGTAAACTTATGCGATTTATGGGTGGTTGTGCGGCTTATGCTTATTTATCAGCGTTAGATGCGGTAAAAAATGCAGGTTTAGAACCCGAACAATTAGCAGGCAATCCACGCTATGGCGTTGTAGGAGGTACTGGCGGTGCTTCGACTGCTTCTGTAGTAGAAATGAATGACATTCGCATTGAAAAAGGAGCAAGAAAAGTAGGGCCATTTTTCGTTCCTCGTAATATGACCAATACCATTACGGCTAACGTGGCAGTGGCTTTAAAATTACAAGGGATTTCACACTCGATTTCATCTGCTTGTGCAACATCTGCCGATGCGATTGGTTATGCTTATAATTTAATCCAATTAGGTAAACAAGATTTAATGCTTGCAGGTGGTGGCGAAGAAGACCATTGGTCGCAAAGTTTATTATTTGATGCAATGGGTGCATTAAGTTCTAAATATAACGATACACCAGAAAAAGCTTCTCGCCCTTATTCTAAAGACCGTGATGGTTTTGTTATCGCAGGTGGTGGCGGTTTTGTCGTGTTAGAAAGTTTAGAACACGCTCAAGCTCGTGGTGCAACTATTTTAGCTGAAGTTGTGGGCTATGCTGCAAATAGTGATGGTGCAGACATGGTTGCTCCAAGTGGTGAAGGTGCAACACGTTGTATTTTAATGGCTTTAGATGAAGCAAAACAACACGGCGTAGAAAAAATTGATTATATCAATACACATGGTACTTCTACTCCTGCAGGTGATATTACAGAATTAAAAGCTGTAGAGCGTGCTTTTGGTGTGGGTAATGTACCGCCAATTAGCTCAACAAAATCTATGACAGGTCATAGTTTAGGTGCGGCTGGTGTGCATGAAGCGATTTATTGCTTATTAATGATGCAAAATAATTTTATTGCACCGAATATCAATGTTACAGAGCTTGATGAAGAAGCAAAAGCATTTGATATTGTGCAACAACCACGAGAAGCAAAACTTGATGCAATTATGAGTAATAGTTTTGGTTTTGGTGGTGCAAATGCTTGTTTAATTTTTAAACGTTGGACAGTATAA
- the zapE gene encoding cell division protein ZapE: MSNLSPAQRYAQAIESGKFLPDEAQAQAVAELQRIWQELVEFEQNSKGFFSFLRKKTHPKGVYMWGGVGRGKTWLMDQFFDSVPLQRKKRLHFHHFMQHVHKELNKLSGQQNPLDTVADKICEEALVICFDEFFVSNVTDAMILGDLFHKLFTRGITLVATSNIAPDGLYKNGIHRDRFLPTIDLVNKNCTILNVDAGVDYRLRVLKQAQLFKSPLSPETTQWLQGRFDALIGGHQVQTGAIEINNRPVQTIAYSDDILWCDFRELCLKPRSPADFIELANRYNTILVSDVPHLHDVLSDATRRFIYLVDEFYDRSVKLILTSQDSIIELYQGEKLAFEIERTRSRLLEMQSDDYLNSLHRQIEAKATDNEVL, translated from the coding sequence ATGTCGAATTTAAGTCCAGCTCAGCGTTATGCACAAGCCATTGAATCTGGAAAATTTTTACCCGATGAAGCCCAAGCCCAAGCTGTAGCAGAGTTACAACGCATTTGGCAAGAATTAGTTGAATTTGAACAAAATTCTAAAGGATTTTTTTCATTTTTGCGTAAAAAAACACATCCTAAAGGTGTGTATATGTGGGGTGGTGTCGGACGTGGTAAAACATGGCTGATGGATCAATTTTTTGATAGTGTACCTTTACAACGTAAAAAACGTTTGCATTTCCATCATTTTATGCAACACGTTCATAAAGAATTAAACAAATTATCTGGGCAGCAAAATCCGCTTGATACTGTTGCAGATAAAATTTGTGAAGAAGCTTTAGTCATTTGTTTTGACGAATTTTTCGTTTCAAATGTGACTGATGCGATGATTTTAGGTGATTTATTCCATAAATTGTTTACACGCGGTATTACCTTAGTGGCGACATCAAATATTGCACCAGATGGTTTATATAAAAATGGTATTCATCGAGATAGATTTTTACCAACCATTGATTTAGTCAATAAAAATTGTACGATTTTAAATGTTGATGCGGGTGTAGATTATCGTTTGCGTGTATTAAAACAAGCACAATTATTTAAATCACCATTATCGCCAGAAACTACACAGTGGTTACAAGGGCGTTTTGATGCATTAATTGGTGGTCATCAAGTACAAACAGGAGCGATTGAAATTAACAATCGTCCTGTACAAACCATTGCTTATAGTGATGATATTTTATGGTGTGATTTCCGTGAATTATGTTTAAAGCCACGTAGCCCTGCAGATTTTATTGAATTAGCGAACCGTTATAATACTATTTTAGTCAGCGATGTTCCGCATTTACATGATGTATTATCTGATGCGACACGTCGTTTTATTTATTTGGTTGATGAGTTTTATGACCGTAGTGTGAAATTAATTTTAACATCGCAAGATAGTATTATTGAACTCTATCAAGGCGAAAAATTAGCGTTCGAAATTGAGCGGACACGTTCTCGTTTATTAGAAATGCAATCTGATGATTATCTCAATTCATTACATCGTCAAATTGAAGCTAAGGCAACAGATAATGAAGTATTATAA
- a CDS encoding CvpA family protein has translation MDNYIDIALLIVLLIGFVQGLYIGFVQIIFNLVGWAIALILAIKYYDDVAPLMLWATESMWQQNVLAFSCIVLSVMMMIWGLAFLLDQTFKKLKLSPVNRALGAIFGVSKSVIVILILLNILTPIFGKMPMWQQSQILQTLYPYAPMATQWSKHMTTQMKQRVGDYLQSDSVLPKMKSASDSPSTSSSSEKSSNREVKNPFSP, from the coding sequence ATGGATAATTATATTGATATTGCATTGCTAATTGTCCTGCTAATAGGTTTTGTGCAAGGTTTATATATAGGTTTTGTGCAAATTATCTTTAATTTAGTGGGCTGGGCAATCGCTTTAATTCTAGCAATTAAATATTATGATGATGTTGCACCATTAATGCTATGGGCAACTGAAAGTATGTGGCAACAAAATGTACTAGCTTTTAGTTGTATTGTATTAAGTGTGATGATGATGATTTGGGGCTTGGCTTTTTTATTAGACCAAACCTTTAAGAAATTAAAACTTAGTCCAGTCAATCGTGCTTTAGGTGCTATATTTGGTGTGAGCAAAAGTGTGATAGTTATTTTAATATTATTGAATATTTTAACGCCTATATTTGGTAAAATGCCAATGTGGCAACAATCACAAATTTTACAAACTTTATATCCTTATGCTCCGATGGCAACGCAATGGTCAAAACACATGACCACGCAGATGAAACAAAGAGTAGGCGACTATTTACAGTCTGATAGTGTATTACCTAAAATGAAATCAGCTTCAGATTCGCCATCTACATCGTCATCAAGCGAAAAATCGTCTAATCGAGAAGTTAAAAATCCATTTTCACCCTAG
- a CDS encoding quinone-dependent dihydroorotate dehydrogenase: protein MSLYSIIRPLMFSLDAEKAHHLTLSLLKKADTFGFVTQTVEQNPVRCMGIEFPNAVGLAAGLDKNGEYIDALAELGFGFIEIGTVTPRPQEGNEKPRLFRIPEAKAIINRMGFNNHGVDALVENVKKSQFQGVLGINIGKNADTPVEQATQDYLICLEKVYHYASYVTVNISSPNTKNLRSLQNGSALTELLSSLKEKQFELAQHYQHYVPLVLKVAPDLTTDEIPFIAEQVLKYKFDGLIVSNTTLSREGVEDLPNGNESGGLSGMPVFEKSTECLRQFAQILKGCVPLIGVGGICSADDAQAKIDAGATLVQLYSGLVYEGPKLVKACVNRLNISSSEA from the coding sequence ATGTCTTTATATTCGATTATTCGCCCTTTAATGTTTAGTTTAGATGCTGAAAAAGCACATCACTTAACATTATCTTTACTTAAAAAAGCGGATACATTTGGTTTTGTTACGCAAACAGTAGAACAAAATCCAGTAAGATGTATGGGTATCGAATTTCCTAATGCTGTAGGTTTAGCAGCAGGATTAGATAAAAATGGCGAATATATCGATGCTTTAGCTGAATTAGGCTTTGGTTTTATTGAAATCGGTACAGTAACACCAAGACCACAAGAGGGTAATGAAAAACCACGTTTATTCCGTATACCTGAAGCAAAGGCAATTATTAACCGTATGGGCTTTAATAATCATGGTGTCGATGCTTTGGTTGAAAATGTAAAAAAATCCCAATTTCAAGGTGTATTGGGCATTAATATTGGTAAAAATGCGGATACACCTGTCGAACAAGCAACGCAAGATTATTTGATTTGTTTAGAAAAAGTTTATCACTATGCTTCTTATGTAACGGTAAATATCTCATCGCCAAATACGAAAAATTTACGCAGTTTACAAAATGGTTCTGCTTTGACGGAATTATTATCAAGTCTCAAAGAAAAACAATTTGAATTAGCACAACACTATCAACATTATGTACCTTTAGTATTAAAAGTCGCTCCAGATTTAACAACAGATGAAATTCCATTTATTGCTGAACAAGTTTTAAAATATAAATTTGATGGTTTAATCGTGAGTAACACGACATTGTCTCGTGAAGGTGTAGAAGATTTACCAAATGGCAACGAGAGTGGTGGTTTATCGGGTATGCCAGTGTTTGAAAAAAGTACTGAATGTTTACGCCAATTTGCTCAAATATTAAAAGGGTGTGTACCGTTGATTGGTGTAGGAGGTATTTGCTCAGCTGATGATGCTCAAGCAAAAATTGACGCAGGAGCAACTTTAGTACAGCTGTATAGTGGTTTAGTTTATGAAGGTCCTAAATTGGTAAAGGCTTGTGTAAATCGTTTAAATATTTCTTCATCTGAAGCTTAA
- the purF gene encoding amidophosphoribosyltransferase, which produces MCGVVGIAGKSPVNQMLFDALTMLQHRGQDAAGIVTCHDGRLFLRKDNGMVRDVFHTRHMRALIGNYGIGHVRYPTAGSSSSAEAQPFYVNSPYGISLAHNGNLTNADEIKQDLFKTDLRHINTDSDSEVLLNVFAHELQKTGKVEPDAQDIFNTVAQVHKRCRGAYGVVAMITGYGLVGFRDPYGIRPLIYGSRETEQGVEYIIASESVAITALGFKVERDIAPGEAIFIDANGQLFSQQCAQNPQYRSCIFEYVYFARPDAIIDGISVYKARLKMGEKLAHKILKEWGENHQIDVVIPIPDTSRTSALELANVLGVKFREGFMKNRYIGRTFIMPGQQQRKKSVRQKLNPVELEFKDKNVLLVDDSIVRGTTCNEIIQMARDAGAKNVFFASAAPMVKYPNVYGIDMPVKSELIASNRNVDEICEIIGADRLIFQDLDDLKDAVRTSKVPELQEFDCSVFDGIYVTGGIDEQYLDDLANLRNDSAKKKKDGYIDVNIDVAAVDLTGVTDKA; this is translated from the coding sequence ATGTGTGGAGTTGTTGGTATCGCTGGAAAATCGCCAGTTAATCAAATGTTATTTGATGCCTTGACCATGTTACAGCATCGTGGACAAGATGCAGCTGGGATTGTTACCTGCCATGATGGTCGTTTATTTTTACGCAAAGATAATGGTATGGTGCGTGATGTGTTCCATACTCGCCATATGAGAGCTTTGATTGGTAATTATGGTATTGGTCATGTACGTTATCCTACAGCAGGTTCATCAAGTAGTGCAGAAGCTCAACCATTTTATGTTAATTCTCCGTATGGTATTAGTTTGGCACATAATGGTAACTTAACCAATGCTGATGAAATTAAACAAGATTTATTTAAAACAGATTTGCGTCATATCAATACAGATTCAGATTCAGAAGTATTATTAAACGTTTTTGCTCATGAATTACAAAAAACTGGTAAAGTAGAACCAGATGCACAAGATATTTTTAATACGGTTGCTCAAGTACATAAGCGTTGTAGAGGTGCTTATGGTGTTGTGGCAATGATTACAGGCTATGGCTTGGTTGGTTTTCGTGATCCATATGGTATTCGTCCATTAATTTATGGTTCAAGGGAAACAGAGCAGGGTGTGGAATATATCATTGCGTCAGAGTCAGTTGCGATTACGGCTTTAGGTTTTAAAGTTGAACGTGATATTGCACCAGGTGAAGCGATTTTTATCGATGCGAATGGTCAATTATTTAGCCAACAATGTGCTCAAAATCCACAATATCGTTCATGTATTTTTGAATATGTATATTTTGCTCGTCCAGATGCGATTATAGATGGTATATCAGTTTATAAAGCTCGCTTAAAGATGGGAGAAAAATTAGCTCATAAGATTTTAAAAGAATGGGGAGAAAATCATCAAATTGATGTGGTTATTCCAATTCCAGATACGAGTCGTACATCTGCTTTAGAATTAGCAAATGTATTAGGTGTGAAATTCCGTGAAGGTTTTATGAAAAACCGTTATATCGGACGTACATTTATTATGCCAGGACAACAACAACGTAAAAAATCAGTACGTCAAAAGCTCAATCCTGTAGAGCTTGAGTTTAAAGATAAAAACGTATTGTTGGTTGATGACTCGATTGTGCGTGGTACCACCTGTAATGAAATTATTCAAATGGCACGTGATGCTGGAGCGAAAAATGTATTCTTTGCCTCTGCTGCACCAATGGTAAAATATCCAAATGTATATGGTATTGATATGCCTGTGAAATCTGAATTGATTGCATCAAATCGTAATGTTGATGAAATTTGTGAGATTATTGGTGCTGACCGTTTGATTTTCCAAGATTTGGACGATTTAAAAGATGCAGTACGTACATCAAAAGTGCCTGAATTACAAGAATTTGACTGTTCGGTATTTGATGGTATCTATGTAACAGGTGGTATTGATGAGCAATATCTTGATGATTTAGCGAATTTGCGTAACGATAGTGCAAAAAAGAAAAAAGATGGCTATATTGATGTCAATATTGATGTAGCAGCGGTGGATTTAACAGGTGTAACTGATAAAGCCTAA
- the hemJ gene encoding protoporphyrinogen oxidase HemJ yields MTTPPDAFLWVKALHIIAVVCWFAALFYLPRLYVYHAMTDADDTTAHQRFQIMERKLYRGIMWPAMIATLITAHFLVDWGDAFYHYHQSAWFYIKVALVGLLVIYHFVCGYYRKKLIDNAHYKSHKFWRFFNEIPTLILFACVILVVVKPVF; encoded by the coding sequence ATGACTACTCCACCTGATGCTTTTTTATGGGTAAAAGCTTTACACATCATTGCAGTGGTGTGTTGGTTTGCTGCCCTATTTTATTTACCACGTTTATATGTCTATCATGCAATGACTGATGCGGACGATACAACTGCACATCAACGTTTTCAAATTATGGAACGTAAATTGTATCGTGGTATCATGTGGCCTGCGATGATTGCCACACTCATTACCGCTCATTTTTTAGTAGATTGGGGCGATGCATTTTATCATTATCATCAATCTGCTTGGTTTTATATCAAAGTTGCCTTAGTTGGCTTATTAGTCATTTATCATTTTGTCTGTGGCTATTATCGTAAAAAATTAATCGATAATGCTCATTATAAATCACATAAATTTTGGCGTTTTTTTAATGAAATACCAACACTGATTTTATTTGCTTGCGTGATTTTAGTTGTAGTTAAACCCGTATTTTAA